The window ATGCCTGGTTATTGTGATATTATTATTGATCATGCTGAGCAGGAAAATAAAAGTTGCCTACCCCGTTTTGCTGGTATTGGCCGGCTTGGGCATCAGTTTTATCCCGGGCCTGCCTACATTGCATATCGAATCGGAATTAATTTTTATTTTGTTCCTTCCTCCCTTACTATATGATGCAGCATGGCACATTTCATGGAAAGAACTTTGGCACTGGCGGCGGATCATCGGAAGTTTTGCCTTTCTTGTTGTGTTTTTTACTGCACTGGCTGTGGCGCTGATTGTTAATTATTTTATCCCCGGCTTTACATTGGCACTTGGTTTTTTGTTAGGCGCAATAGTTTCACCTCCCGATGCGGTGAGCGTTGGGGCTATTTTAAAATTTGTAAAAGTACCAAAGCGGCTGTCATATGTTTTGGAGGGCGAAAGCCTTTTAAATGACGCATCCTCGCTCATTATTTTCCGCTTTGCGCTTATAGCAGTGGCAACCGGCAGCTTTGTTTGGCATCAGGCTGCTTTAAGCTTTGTGTGGATGCTGGCAGGTGGCATAGGCATTGGCCTTATTATTGGCTACATGTTTATGAAAACACATAAATACCTGCCAACCGATACCAATACAGATATTGCATTATCCCTGTTAACACCTTATATGATGTATATAGCAGCCGAGGCCGTTCATAGTTCGGGCGTGCTGGCCGTGGTGAGTGGCGGCCTGCTGCTATCCAATTACCGGTTGCGTTACCTGAGCAGCAGCTCGAGACTGGGTGGTTTAAACGTTTGGGACAGCCTTAGCTTTGTGCTTAACGGTTTGGTGTTTATGATCATCGGGCTCGATTTGCCCCAGATTACCGCCGGGCTCGAACGGGTATCCATAGCCGGGGCTATTGGTTATGGTTTATTGGTAACCGGGGTATTAATTGTTGGGCGCATTTTATCAGCCTTTGCAGCTGTACTGGTTACCCTGGTAGCCCGGAATTTTATTACAGTTGCCGATAGTAGAAATCCTGGTTTTAAGCTACCTTTTTTGATTGGCTGGTCGGGTATGCGTGGGGTGGTGTCGCTGGCATCGGCTTTATCCATACCGGTTTACCTGGCCAACGGGGCGGCGTTTCCGCAGCGGAACCTTATTTTGTTCATTACATTTATAGTCATTTTAACCACCTTATTG is drawn from Mucilaginibacter ginsenosidivorax and contains these coding sequences:
- a CDS encoding Na+/H+ antiporter, whose protein sequence is MLDDFPFYLCLVIVILLLIMLSRKIKVAYPVLLVLAGLGISFIPGLPTLHIESELIFILFLPPLLYDAAWHISWKELWHWRRIIGSFAFLVVFFTALAVALIVNYFIPGFTLALGFLLGAIVSPPDAVSVGAILKFVKVPKRLSYVLEGESLLNDASSLIIFRFALIAVATGSFVWHQAALSFVWMLAGGIGIGLIIGYMFMKTHKYLPTDTNTDIALSLLTPYMMYIAAEAVHSSGVLAVVSGGLLLSNYRLRYLSSSSRLGGLNVWDSLSFVLNGLVFMIIGLDLPQITAGLERVSIAGAIGYGLLVTGVLIVGRILSAFAAVLVTLVARNFITVADSRNPGFKLPFLIGWSGMRGVVSLASALSIPVYLANGAAFPQRNLILFITFIVILTTLLLQGLTLPYLIRKLNLTDPDEVAPDEEVYNDIRKQLNQHALLYLNSNCCEQVSRQPMLQQMALKWQNNDQLADGLLMTEESKSVYRDVLNLQRKWLINKNKEDVNIDEEIIRRHLLYLDLEEEKLQFI